The following are encoded together in the Phaseolus vulgaris cultivar G19833 chromosome 9, P. vulgaris v2.0, whole genome shotgun sequence genome:
- the LOC137823157 gene encoding uncharacterized protein: MERNMAKEQPQGLALRRNLERLQLELSTINLGIQSYIPGQGINGNWGVPRYGVGEEVHDQTEADGAVFDKGHYSVFNLTVEEPTIDMKHPSRESKAEPVPDPFMSPFVRNLSGPNSSDIHHGEGFSSNALDISKTKGFGTDTGEEKDIENKSM, translated from the exons ATGGAGAGGAATATGGCAAAGGAACAGCCTCAAGGTCTTGCCTTAAGGAGGAATCTGGAGAGGCTGCAGTTGGAGTTGAGCACCATTAATCTTGGAATTCAGTCTTACATACCTGGACAGGGAATTAATGGAAATTGGGGGGTTCCTAGATATGGTGTTGGAGAGGAAGTTCATGATCAAACAGAAGCAGATGGTGCTGTGTTTGATaaag GACATTATTCAGTGTTCAATTTAACAGTTGAGGAACCAACGATTGACATGAAACATCCTTCCCGGGAAAGTAAAGCTGAACCAGTGCCTGATCCGTTTATGTCACCATTTGTCCGCAATTTGTCTGGTCCAAACTCCAGTGATATCCATCACGGTGAAGGTTTCTCCAGCAATGCCTTAGACATTTCCAAGACAAAAGG CTTTGGAACAGATACGGGTGAAGAGAAGGACATTGAAAACAAAAGTATGTGA